GCGCATACACCGTTTTACAGCTCGACGGAGCGCAAGGCATACAGGATGAATGCGACTGCCTTCTGTATCCGACAAACAGCAGAAGCCGCACGAGTGAAGAAGCGTACCGGCGCGTGTTCGAAGCGACAAAAAAATTAAAAAGCGTCGATACGAAAGTATATGCCAAACGCATCGACAGTACGCTCAGGGGAAATCTCGGCCGGGAAACGGATGCGATGCTCGACGCGCTCGGAGGAAACTACACCGCCCTCGTAGCTCCGAGTTTTCCGTCGTCCGGACGAATCGTCTGCGGCGGATATATGCTCGTCAATTCGGTACCGCTCCATAAAACGAGCGCGGCCGTCGATCCGAAAAACCCGATCGATACGTCCCGCGTCGAAGACATATTTCGCAGGCAGTCGAAATATCCCGTCGCGTCCGTCGATTTGGGGGAATTACGTAAAGGCAAAGCATACGTCGCCGAGCGCATAACGGCGCTTGCAAAAGAAGGTATACGTACGATCCTGTTCGACTGCATCACCGACGACGATTTGGAGCTGATCGCCGGTGCGGGAATCGCTGCGGGCATTCCGTTTATAAGCGTCGGCCCGGGACCGTTTACCGCGGCGCTCGTCAAAAGTACCGTCGTCCCCCGGACAAAAAATGAAGACGGATCCGTACTGCTCGTAATCGGAAGCGTAAACGCCGTAGCAAAAACGCAGATCGACGAAGTGCTTCCGTCGCGCGATATCTTCGTATCGCTCGTAAAGATCGAAGAACT
This Treponema socranskii subsp. buccale DNA region includes the following protein-coding sequences:
- a CDS encoding four-carbon acid sugar kinase family protein — encoded protein: MPQCLIIADDLTGANATGVLLHKAGYSAYTVLQLDGAQGIQDECDCLLYPTNSRSRTSEEAYRRVFEATKKLKSVDTKVYAKRIDSTLRGNLGRETDAMLDALGGNYTALVAPSFPSSGRIVCGGYMLVNSVPLHKTSAAVDPKNPIDTSRVEDIFRRQSKYPVASVDLGELRKGKAYVAERITALAKEGIRTILFDCITDDDLELIAGAGIAAGIPFISVGPGPFTAALVKSTVVPRTKNEDGSVLLVIGSVNAVAKTQIDEVLPSRDIFVSLVKIEELIKSDEARQAEIERNIRSIAAAAQQFRIYALIGEGIDPDKRVDFTKYEKLTNRTSDELSDIVNSSFAAMTAGILRRQNDVKALYTSGGDITLAVYDALRVSSIKLHTEVLPLAAYGELCGGEFDGLKVITKGGMAGDKYALKDCIAYLTTHI